The following nucleotide sequence is from Acyrthosiphon pisum isolate AL4f chromosome A2, pea_aphid_22Mar2018_4r6ur, whole genome shotgun sequence.
ACGGCGGTTTCgagaaataaaatagaaaaatctatgtaggtattatgatGATTAATCTCTGGTCAGGTGACACTACTGAGGGTCTTCctattcgaatattttataatgttatataactttgtCATCATACTTactgattattgtaaaatagattgtaaatatatgttttaaataaaaaaaaaaaaaaaaaaaggtattatgataaaaataatatgtgacagtaaacaaaaattaataatgtttaacaacaatataatattatattcgcaagaggttgataaaataaagattttaacgAGGTATTcatgaataaaaattgatactttaaaatatttttgtggatAATACTCGTCGGTAATTCGGGATATTATACGTTCGTGTTGGGATGGTGGGATACCAAAAAGGATTCCAGGTGGACCAAACGGACAAACTCTTAGACTAAGTGGGTAATATCcgttcataattaaattatttttagtgcaGATATTTTCATACGATTCACAATATTGAACACTTCTGCCCTGTGGATGATGAACgatgaagtttttaaaaaagaggAAATTTACCAAACAGGTACGTGTACATTCACGACAATAATTTGAAGGGGTACGTCATCGCAGGTTCGTGTCGAAACGGTATTCCTGTAATGGTTACCACAGTTTCGTTATCTTAGAGTGGCATGTTCATCAAAAgttgttgtttaaatttttgtttttgtttttcttcgTCAATCTTGTGGCTGCAGAGTTTCAATATGATTATAGGAATAGCTTCATGTGCATTCTTtagtattatgtactattatactgttatgtaaataatattgtttctattatttataatgccgTTATTCTACTCGATTTTACCTCAATGTGTGTATAAAGTTTCGTAGGCAATGATACCCTATGCTTACATAGTTACCAATATGGAAATGGAAATATTGATAGcaaactaaaacaatttaacaataaaaataacaacaaagcgcaactataatattattgctccTGGAAAACAGCCCTTCGACGCGGTCGCGAATCGGCCAGTCCTAATGCCCCCTAATCGTAGTGTCTGCTACCGCCGTACCAGCTGGGAAAGTACGACGATGCGGCCGTGTATCTGTGCATGTTTACCGGCGGCTGCGGCGAGTGCCTCTTTCGGTATTTGCCGGAGACTTGCACGCTTTCGGGAATTTCGAACGGGTATGGCGGCTCCTCGAAACGGTATTCCCGCAACGGTTGCTTTTGTACCGTCACCGCTGTCTTGTCAGCAGAGTCAGCTGCGTGGTCGTCCCGGTAATCCCTGTCGTCTCTGTCATCCTGGCCGTCCCTGCCGTCCCTATCGTCCCGTTCCTGCGAACGGTTGTCGGCATCGTCGTACTGCAGCGGCGCGCTTCCATCGTCACGCGGCTCTTCGGAAGGCCCATTCACCTGCACCGGTTGAGGTGGCTCCAGTTCCGAGCCCGGTACTTGTGGCTGACGTTCCTCGGACGAACCGCTGTGGTGCTGGCGTTCCGTCGACGCTGCAGGAGCTACGTCCGTCTGACGGTGTACCACTGGGTCGTGTTCGGACGATAGTTGTTGGATGCCGGTCAGGTAGGCAGACGTGTCCGCCGACGTCGTCGACGAGTACTTGCGGGATAAGTGTTCAACCGGATGATCGGTGCCCTGTTCCTCGGCCAAATACCCGAACGGACTGGCGCCGCCCAAATGGCTCGACTGATAACGTTCGGGGCTACCACCACCGCCCAGCTGATTTGCGTGATAACGTTCGGGGCTACCACTGCCGCCCAGCTGATTTGCATGGTAACGTTCGGGgctaccgccgccgccgacaccTAATGAATTGGTTTGATGATGTCCAGGGGCGCCGAACTTGGGCAGCTGATCGAAATGGCTATTGGGTCTACCACCAAGGTGGTGTTCAGCCGACTGTTCCGCGGATGGCGACAGCCGCTGTTTCTTGTATCCACCCACTGGTTTCGGACGGCCGTCGAACTGATGCGGTTTTTTATACTGACCCGGTTGGCCGCCATGTTTTTCCGTTCGTGGTTTCTTGTAGAACTTGTGTAACGGCTGCTTTGGTCGGCCTCCCACTCCGATACCACCACCTCCGATCGGTGCGGACTGTTTTCCCGACGCGTCCTCCAAATGGTTGTCGAAGCCGCCGCCGAATCCTCCACCACCGCCGCTCCCCCCGAATCCGCCACCACCACTTCCCCCGAATCCGCCACCGTCACCGCTCCCTCCATCGTTGCCTCCTCCGTGTCCTTCGTACATGTACTTGACGTGTGCGTTGAATCCATTATGCTTGTCAGCCGTGTATTCGACCACCCTCATGTGTCCGTCCGGTTGCAAAAACGAGTATGAACCATGCACCGTGTCTCCGTCCCGGTGTTCCCAGTGGCTCTTAACATCTTTCGTTTTTGGATCGTGCACCCAATATCCGTACTTGTAAAGCGGCTTCACCTGCAAACCGACCGaaaatccaaattttaaattaattcacaaAGTTGTCGGTCATACGCGACACTTGCAGGATAAAATTATCTTACAAAAACTATATAGtagataaaaaaagaaaactttaaatttatgtttacacAAAATGAATTACATTATTGTTCATTATTGTcagacaaaaatgaaaaaagactaatttagaaattaaaataattttcccaTACATATTTCATTGTTGACCTAAAATAGATTGGTGTTTTGGTTGGTCACTCTTTGAAACTGCGCTTTTATCCTTCCCATATTGTGATATAAGctaattgttttcatatattattattcagtatcaAATCAATTGATACACCCAGTTTATCTGAATTGTCCACATAACATAGAGTTTTTGTGACAGTTAATAAAGCTGTTACTACTAATTTAAAGTACAAATAGtactaaatattacttttactacccaatattattaacatataaagTTTGATTTGTGTGTACTTACGTGATGATCTTCATGATGTTCTTCATTATGACCACCATGACCATCCCCTATCTGCTCACCGTAGTATTGACACCAAACAGATCTCTGCGCCCATGTCGCAAAAACTAATATTCCGAAAGCCTAGAAACGAGAAATCGTTATTGTAGTTGGGGACTATAGTCTACAGTTTACATAACATTCTTTGTGCTGACTGCTGTGTGAAGTTAAAAATTGTGTgctgtgaataatataattgcgcatcagaatatttttatcgttttcatttatttttgtcaaagcCCTGCTTAGGTGGGATGGTGGCTAGGGGCTGCGCAGACCCGGGTCTCGACATAATTAGAGCCCCATACATTACTGCAATACAGgtatatatgatttaataatataatcatatcgataacattaaataattaattatagactTATATGggataatttatttgtaatcttaaaaaataaatttaatatgataaaacgaTAAAgcaaaaaatttgaatttataattcaagTTTAGGGATCCCACCAAAAAGTTACCCCCGGGGCCCGAAATTTCTAAGGAAGGCTctgttttttggttttaattattagttgttattCACCTATGGCACAAAAagcctattaatatttataaacatgacTCGATTTCAGGTTTTTGAAGACaaatttgttgtataatttatttatattatgctaacTGCATCTATTTTGTATTACTTCTTAAAAACTACACGATACCTAATGCATGAAtaacgtattaataatatagtcattattAGTTGAAACGTGCCACGTTTgagaaaatgtattgatttttttttataaaaaatactatctaTACTATCTCCTGCGATTTACAATATCATCaggtttaatgttattatatcaatattataataaacagcaCGTGCGCCCACTTCAATATCAGTTTCACGTTATCGGTTTGAACACTATTAACCGATATATATTCGTTTACGTCTTTTGTTACGAATAATTTTGAAGCTTTTCTTTCGGTGTCTTTCTCGTTGACGTGACATTGTTAATGCAATAAACATGCAGTGCTTATTCGCGAtagaatattagataatatatgcGTCTCAGAATTTCTCGAACGAATTTCTTTGACACATTGGTAGTTAGCGGAACAATTAATATTGCACTATTCTCGAAAATTTAGGTATGCcaagttattaacattataggTAACCCTAAGATGACTTTTTTGTATCATAAGTGTACCAGGtggcaggtacctacctataatattataaaaatatttttatctaacttTTTGGATAGTTTTCTATAAgcttaggtacataaaaatctaggtaattataataatgattaagaaCATAAAAATGATCATTAGAGACAACACATTagtgtcaataaatattttctggCGAGTACGTGCagtgtataaacatatatttacacaatttaacGTGTACGATTGTACGAAACTTTAACTATTgaacattaaaacatattttaacgtttgtatgctttttagtttttagcttCATGAAAACCAAATTCATTCATTCGGTAAATATACTTTTAcgttcaaagtttaaatatattttccaaaattatatacttttaactcCCATTgggtatagtaaaaataaaaatatttatttttaatttaaatatggacAGTAAATATGTTTCAAACTCATTCggatttatattatcatgtattatgtatttccCAAATAGGCagtgataaaatatgaaatattatttactattacctacttctaaaatataaatgtttttgaatgtttagaattaaaaatgatttttgcaatggtaataataatatagtaatatggttTATGAATATTGTAGTTTAGGAAATAAATATGGTCTTATGGAATATTTATGGAATGtatactgtacaatattattattgaattataaattggaTAAGTACAATATGATGAGTATTcggggtataataatatgtctagcATGGTTATGGTAGATATTGGCATACTACAAGTTGGAGGGTAAGTCTAGACGTCtagtactaatatattattttcaaattttaagtgatttactgaccgtcataatattatttttggattatTGACATtcgaaaataaaaagaaaacaatatacctaatttatataatggGCTATTCTTACCTAGAAACATCAATATACGAgtacattataaatgtttttattttattggccggaacaaattatcaatatatcctagtaagtaaatatttattgactgGAATATCTATAGATATAAATTTATCGACATTTTGGAGTATGTGAAATTTCGTGCAGCATTAATCCAAGTAAACAACTCGTCCGAGTACCGTATTATTTGTGTTTAGATTAATTCAAATGTTACGTCACTCGACAGTGGACACCACTCGAGAAATAGCTGTAAAtcaattttcgattttatttcagtactgactttttttttaaggaatcttaatattatgttacgttatatcgcataatatgtaaattaaaatatattttaaataaataaataataaataattttaaaatacttcgtatatttttaaattaataaattctgatATAGCGAATAATTTAACTAACTGGTTGACTTcgatttaagtattaaatatttaaagaaaaaaaaacaagttttttaatttaaaaacctttGTACCATTAGCAAGTCagaatgaaaatatgaaaatacaatttttccatcttctatagtttataaaatggcAACTTAAATTtgagatttttaatatatacatagatttgatatacctatcttataataaattcgaGTCCCTATCTAATGAGATATTGTCCAAAATTTTACATCTCCAATATTTTTCTGTGAGGAAGCTTATACAAAACAAACTATAATCTATAGAAATTAAAGTGgttttttatcttaattttatttttttcaaaacttatacccaaattaagtttaatcttttaaaactattaaatgtaCAGAGctgaaagtattaaaatatttaaaaacaaatttaggtCACTCTATACCAAAACATAGGTAGGTGAGAGTTTTATATaggaaatattttcaataacaatattatccaTTGCGTTAGTCGTTGTAAAGTTAATGTAATCTACGTGAGAGGGGAAAATAGATTATAGTGAAACATAATACAAACGTGTAATTTTTACTCACCTCTGTATATGCTATTATATGTGAtgagaaaaaatatgaatttagattacatttttaaacgatttagtATGATTAcaccgtaggtaggtactcattttCAAGACAAAACTTGTAGTATCTAGGTATCttagtacctaggtagtaaCTCTAATCAGATTTTTATACTGAACGAAATATATTCTGAAACTACTTTtctgtaaattgtataaaatatattttcttttgattataataaaaataactctaatttttaaattgtctactATAATTTGGTAATTAATGAAAAAGTGTTATTTAGTATTTGCGATgtactataatgtattttacGCTGGTTAGTAGATCAATAAACTTAACATTTAGTCtgtattgtaggtatttttatctataaactGATTTGATACTAGAGACTAGAGAGGACCctcattagttaataatttgttttattatatttaagctaaaatatcaaattttattacatttttaaaaaatatattttattaagaaagtGATATTTTcgttatgaatttaaaataaataaaattacattattttatcgatAGATTTAATTCTAAACgaatcttataaaatatcttaagaaatgttttgaaaagattattttcatacattctatattattaaaaataaatatttgatttagatGGTATATTATGATCGTGTATGTATGTAAATAAGTCACTCTGAAATATTTACTcagtataatgtaatacaatatgaccccgtaataatatactaaaacaaaAGTAGCTCTCCAAATATCTCCAATTTTGTTCGCGTCGTTTGTTACGTAggcatcaaaataatatatataatatcaaagatcaaattacttacctatattttatatattaagataattaatgattttttttctaacttgcaaatttacgattttttagGCTATAGGTGGTTGTATTTATAGTGAAAAACACGATGCATATTAAAATCCATTAGACATTAACAGTAGTTATTATCAGTTGTTATTTTTTCCACTGCGTTTATCCTAATTTCGGGtgacgtaaaaatatattataatatagtgtatcaTATAGCATGAATATACTCGTAGGTTCTACAAATATTAcgtaaaaaagttgaaataattCACAGATAAATGATTTTTGTGGAAAAGCGTTCGATCGCTAAGACAACAAGATAGCCGCAGTCGAAATTCAGAAGagataatgttttattgttatatacttcTATGTAGGTACCcgcgtttatataataatattatgtattgactTACCCGGGTTGGTAGTGCGGAGATCATGTTTTGTGAGTAGATCGATAGATGTTTCCTCTAAAATGTCCTCAATATTTTATGCGTATCTCTAGAAGTTCAGTATATGGCGGCAACAGCGAGAACTATGGACGGCTTATACTGTTGGAATTTTCTAGATGTCCAGTGAACTATCCGAGGATACTGACAATGATAGTAATAACATTAACCACAacgataatatacaaataatactaaaaaacgacaataaataataataataataataataaaaataatgataatgtagCTCTGTactttatctaataaaaaactACGATTTCCCGGTGTGAAGGTGGAGTGGTCTATGACGGACACTGGCTCGAGACCGTTAATTATGTATTGCCTTAGTTTCCCTCCATTTTTCACTGGCTGTACCGTTTTTCTCTGCCACCAGACCCAAACCATGACATAATAACcgaaagaatataaaaaaaagaaataacagTAGGATTTATATAGGTAGAGAGGTAGGTGTAtgcgtgtgtatatataatataatattatccagttACGTCTTCTAACATTGTTATAAATACCCTACATTtctagtacataaatatatatatatatatatacatttattatatcgaCAGGTGCGCTGTCGGTAGGTCTACAATGGATGTaggaatatcataatataatatgagatatcTTATAGTTACACTGCATGCTAGGTGTACCGACTACCGACCAgatgtgtacctacataatattattattgtaaatgaaATCGATTTTCCGGAacggtataacaataatataataataatatgtgtgcctATAAATATGTAATCTACCTATCGTATGAGCGAATGTCATGTCATACTGCTCAGTGTGGTTGTGAACGTGTTTGCAGCACGCATTGCtgcaatactattataatatcactatataattatgatgattataattattagtaggtaatatcACAGAttgaatacctacatttaataaaaaaaatataatataatttatattaggcaATAAAATGATACACACCAAAGTAGGGGTGGCTAACCCAAATGATCTTGCGGGTCATTTTAGAAATGCATTATAGTCTCAAGGGCCGCatactaaattatacataatattagttttggacaaaataaaaaaaaagttttggtgtataaatattaattaaaacaaacattgtgaattattattatttttattattactcatggtttataaaaaaaaaaataataacacaatagttatattttatttatttagtgaaatatgtatttatttatcaacttgTTCACTTAGCTTTTGAAAATCTATAGAACTACGTGTACTTGCACATCGTAATTGATGTTGCAGGTTTTCGTTTTTAAGGTTTGAGCATAGGTAAACCACGCTCACGACTTATCACGTTTGGTGAATTTTACTTTCGAAAAAAAACTACTCGCAGGCGTAAATTAATCCAAAAGCATTCACGACTTTTTGAGCCAGTTCttcaaattagaaaatattttttgtgacattaatgttataaagattatttcattcatatttttgattttgatgtttcaaaaatgtgttttaatacattattgcaTTGCATGTCAATCAGTTCAATTTGTAGATATTCGTGGACCATTtcgacataaatattatgaaaaggaaattaatataatatttcaaatattttcttgtatttGTCTAAATTAGTAAAATGACTCTCGAAAGCAGCTATAAGTTTTCTTATTTCCTTTGCATATTTAACGTAATCgatatgttttgaatttttcaattaacttagCAGTAGATAGtatttaacgttattttttttaaaatggaaattcaaataacaaacattttttctaaaatgcattgatgtgattaaatatttaaatgtgtcaattattaattattttccctGAAATGATGTATTTAATTGGTCGAGTTTTTCATCAATATCCACTAAAAAGCACAAATCCAATATAACCATTCatcattcttaattatattactgGTCTTTGcttatcatatttatatcattgttaAACAAGTAAATTTCTTGGCGTAACTGGTAAAATCGCTGTAAAAATTTTCCACGACTTAACCACCTGACATGACTGAGTATATTACGTCACGATATTCTGAATCCAATTCATTCAGAAACTCCTTAAATTGCCGGCGCGGAAGAGCATGTGATCAAATgtaatttactgtttttatgACTACTTGCATAACACGGTTCATCGGTAATACATCGAGAACATAGATTTTGTTGATGTGACAAAAGGATGAGTGCTCTCAATGGGCGGCTTCACCActcaatatatcatattgtcattatttaatattattatctgttaagcctattatatactactttatagtttatataaatagtaattaacatGCACTGCTACTTAATTACCATTACTTAATTACATTTGATGTAACTTAATTACATCAAATCACGGATAGCCAAATACCCTTCACATTGCtacaagtattataaattataatactattacaataagtataatgttttaaaatggttttaaacgatttatttatttttttaagctaaaaatatttaataagttaatttaccTGTCCTCAATTTTCcaaaatacatttctaaaattatattctacaGCTACTGTTAcacaatgtacctatttacttaAAGAAAACTTTACTTTTTTAATGTCTATGGATAAATATTGCTATAGTAAATAAAAGCAAAATGGTTGATGAAAAGAACATATTAAATCTACTAAACAGACAACATAAAGGAAAATATAACAATAGATTATCACAAAAAATACTCGGAAAATTAAAGAATCAACAGTAGCTATATGTATTTAGTATGCACTTGATTGCTAATATTACAGCAAACTGGATAATTAGCGGAAGCAGACATATCCCGtggaaatataaaaactgaaaggtacttttttactttgaactaataaaatatggacagcgaaaaaatacatttaatagattgaaataaataaaaggcACTTGAGGAAACATTAAGTACTAACTAATTTTTGTaaactacttataataaattttgttttaccgtatattttttactttttagcaaaacaatttatgaatattaatattaagtgaattttataaatcaaaaaataatgtctTCACTCTTCATGCATTAATATACTTGTGCACATAAAAACTATAGgagttatatagttaataataatttgtcatatATCTAATTTACCTTCTTAAATGTATTCATACgatttaatttgttatgaattttttttttatagtttattaaatgaattaatttgtcaatttatttttttatagatataactagatgaattaaataaagtaaaaactttaTCAATTTCAACGATACGcaaatatgtgttaaaaatataaaattgtcttatt
It contains:
- the LOC100575331 gene encoding la-related protein Larp4B-like, whose amino-acid sequence is MISALPTRAFGILVFATWAQRSVWCQYYGEQIGDGHGGHNEEHHEDHHVKPLYKYGYWVHDPKTKDVKSHWEHRDGDTVHGSYSFLQPDGHMRVVEYTADKHNGFNAHVKYMYEGHGGGNDGGSGDGGGFGGSGGGGFGGSGGGGGFGGGFDNHLEDASGKQSAPIGGGGIGVGGRPKQPLHKFYKKPRTEKHGGQPGQYKKPHQFDGRPKPVGGYKKQRLSPSAEQSAEHHLGGRPNSHFDQLPKFGAPGHHQTNSLGVGGGGSPERYHANQLGGSGSPERYHANQLGGGGSPERYQSSHLGGASPFGYLAEEQGTDHPVEHLSRKYSSTTSADTSAYLTGIQQLSSEHDPVVHRQTDVAPAASTERQHHSGSSEERQPQVPGSELEPPQPVQVNGPSEEPRDDGSAPLQYDDADNRSQERDDRDGRDGQDDRDDRDYRDDHAADSADKTAVTVQKQPLREYRFEEPPYPFEIPESVQVSGKYRKRHSPQPPVNMHRYTAASSYFPSWYGGSRHYD